The following are from one region of the Nicotiana tabacum cultivar K326 chromosome 3, ASM71507v2, whole genome shotgun sequence genome:
- the LOC107818247 gene encoding LOW QUALITY PROTEIN: uncharacterized protein LOC107818247 (The sequence of the model RefSeq protein was modified relative to this genomic sequence to represent the inferred CDS: inserted 1 base in 1 codon), producing the protein MWMGKTDMSFLTWLGIILIFHFYYLFYLSIAQPNFAFQSPCEGNETEYSPNGAYGTNLNTVLSSLSRNIDSDGFYNTSIGQDPDKVSVIAQCRGDVDLQTCRDCIKNATRLILELCPQKKSAFGIYDKCLIRYSNESFIGTVSTDPQKIYYYNQNFSNPQLFFNRYLTPVLENLRSRASEGGKRKFAANITNAPDFARIYVLVQCTADLSADDCFNCLTTGYQTLPSCECYAKRGNYYLMPSCIIRYEPYSFFNESFAEAPPSPPPASLPLPPPASPPLPQPGKDDKTARTVIIIVVPTVTVVIFVVCIPVILMKRRKRKLVNKRESIHVDDISTAESLQYDFSTIRAATNNFSDVNKLGQGGFGPVYKGKLPNGQEVAVKRLSADSGQGDLEFKNEVLLVARLQHRNLVRLLGFCLDGIERLLVYEFVPNASLDHFLFDSVKRRQLDRERRSRIIGGIARGILYLHEDSRLRIIHRDLKASNVLLDAEMNPKISDFGMARLFTLDETQGSTSRIVGTYGYMAPEYAMHGQFSVKSDVFSFGVLVLEILSGQRNTSFRNGESVEDLLSYAWSNWREGTTTNFIDPMLRGSTGLVRDIVRCIHIALLCVQENVANRPTMAAVVLMLSSLSLSLPVPSGPAYYMHNDISPETSLVQEYNSRMSDSREPAKSKSISSSRNEASITELYPHKREFDVVIDSVIQRKNGKIGQTAMSFLEWLVILIFQFYFFFELSIAQPSFRSYACADXDNKTEFSPNGAYDTNLNTLLSTLSRNMDSYGFYNTSIGQNPDKVSVVAQCRGDVESQTCRNCITNATLKILEVCPYKKAGFGYYDDCTLRYSNESIIGTVSNNPLVFIFNTANVSSPDVFMQEDLRTLLESLQSKASAGGKRKFARNSTRGPDFQTIHALVQCTADLSAEECFNCLRTGYESLPSCPCYGKRAATVLMPSCNFIFQVNPFSNKLPTEAPPPLWPPPPSPLWQSPPPLPPSPPPTVTARTVIITVVPTVTVVILIVCTFVILRKRQKRKHLLNPIESIHGDDTTTAESLQYDFSAIQAATDNFSNANKLGQGGFGPVYKGKLPNGQEVAVKRLSVGSGQGDLEFKNEVLLVARLQHRNLVRLRGFCLDGTERLLVYEFVPNASLDHFLFDSVKRRQLDWEKRYKIIGGIAKGILYLHEDSRLRIIHRDLKASNVLLDADMNPKISDFGMARLFTLDETQGNTSRIVGTYGYMAPEYAMHGQFSVKSDVFSFGVLVLEILSGQRNTRFRNGESVEDLLSYAWTNWREGTSSNLIDPILRGSSGIVRDITRCIHIALLCVQENAADRPTMAAVVLMLSSLSLSLPVPSGPAYSMHNVGNPENSLIQEYNSRMSRSSQNEVSITELYPR; encoded by the exons ATGTGGATGGGAAAGACAGATATGAGTTTCTTGACATGGCTGGGGATCATTCTAATATTCCACTTTTACTACCTTTTCTACCTCAGCATAGCACAGCCTAATTTCGCTTTTCAATCGCCATGTGAAGGTAATGAGACAGAGTACTCTCCGAATGGTGCATATGGCACAAACCTTAACACAGTCCTCTCCTCTCTTTCACGTAACATAGATAGTGATGGGTTTTATAATACTTCCATAGGCCAAGATCCAGACAAGGTTAGTGTCATCGCGCAGTGTAGAGGAGATGTCGATTTACAAACATGCCGTGACTGTATAAAAAATGCAACTCGCTTGATTTTAGAGCTATGTCCTCAAAAGAAATCCGCCTTTGGTATTTATGATAAGTGTCTGATAAGATATTCGAATGAGTCCTTCATAGGCACAGTCTCAACAGACCCACAGAAAATTTATTATTACAACCAAAATTTCTCGAACCCGCAATTGTTCTTTAACCGATATTTGACACCCGTGTTGGAAAATTTACGAAGTCGAGCTTCAGAGGGTGGGAAGCGTAAGTTTGCTGCTAATATTACTAATGCCCCTGATTTTGCGAGGATATATGTACTTGTACAGTGCACAGCCGATTTATCCGCTGACGATTGCTTCAATTGTTTGACCACTGGCTATCAAACTCTACCTAGTTGTGAGTGTTATGCAAAGCGGGGAAACTACTATTTGATGCCCAGCTGCATTATTCGGTATGAACCTTACTCTTTCTTCAACGAGTCATTTGCTGAAGCTCCGCCATCGCCACCACCTGCCTCGTTGCCACTGCCACCACCAGCTTCACCGCCACTGCCACAACCAG GGAAGGATGATAAAACCGCACGAACTGTCATCATTATTGTTGTGCCCACTGTCACagttgttatttttgttgtttgtattccTGTCATCTTGATGAAGAGACGAAAGAGGAAGCTGGTGAACAAAAGAGAGA GTATACATGTGGATGATATTAGTACTGCAGAATCCCTGCAATATGATTTTTCTACAATTAGAGCAGCAACAAATAACTTCTCAGATGTTAATAAGTTGGGACAAGGCGGATTTGGTCCTGTGTACAAG GGTAAGCTTCCAAATGGACAAGAAGTAGCAGTGAAAAGATTGTCTGCAGACTCAGGCCAAGGTGATCTAGAATTCAAAAACGAGGTCTTGTTGGTCGCCAGGCTTCAACACAGGAATTTGGTTAGGTTGTTGGGATTTTGCCTTGATGGAATAGAGAGACTTCTTGTCTACGAATTTGTTCCCAATGCAAGCCTTGACCACTTTTTATTTG ATTCGGTTAAACGTAGGCAATTGGATCGGGAAAGGCGATCCAGAATCATAGGAGGCATTGCTAGGGGAATTCTTTATCTTCATGAGGATTCCAGACTTCGAATCATTCATCGTGATCTCAAAGCTAGTAATGTTCTACTAGATGCTGAAATGAATCCTAAAATCTCAGACTTTGGCATGGCAAGGCTATTTACACTGGATGAAACTCAAGGCAGCACAAGCAGAATTGTTGGGACCTA TGGATATATGGCACCAGAATATGCGATGCACGGACAATTCTCAGTCAAATCAGATGTTTTCAGCTTTGGAGTACTAGTCCTAGAAATTTTAAGTGGCCAAAGAAACACTTCTTTTAGAAATGGAGAATCCGTGGAAGACCTTTTGAGCTAT GCTTGGTCGAACTGGCGCGAAGGAACAACTACAAATTTTATAGACCCAATGCTGAGGGGAAGCACAGGACTAGTTCGTGACATAGTGAGATGTATCCACATTGCTTTATTGTGCGTTCAAGAAAATGTGGCAAATAGACCAACTATGGCTGCAGTAGTTCTCATGCTCAGTAGCCTCTCTTTGAGTCTTCCAGTTCCTTCAGGGCCTGCATATTATATGCACAACGATATTAGCCCAGAGACTTCCCTTGTTCAAGAATACAATTCAAGAATGTCAGATTCTAGAGAACCAGCCAAAAGTAAATCCATTTCTTCATCACGGAATGAGGCGTCGATAACTGAGTTATATCCTC ATAAAAGAGAGTTCGATGTGGTAATAGATTCAGTCATTCAACGAAAGAACGGAAAG ATTGGGCAGACAGCTATGAGTTTCTTGGAATGGCTGGTTATTCTAATATTCCAGTTTTACTTCTTTTTCGAGCTCAGCATAGCACAGCCTAGTTTCAGATCTTATGCATGTGCAG TAGATAATAAGACTGAGTTCTCCCCAAATGGTGCATACGACACTAACCTTAACACACTCCTGTCCACTCTTTCACGGAATATGGATAGTTATGGGTTCTATAACACTTCCATAGGCCAAAACCCTGACAAGGTTAGTGTCGTCGCGCAATGCAGAGGAGATGTGGAATCACAAACATGCCGAAATTGTATAACTAATGCTACTCTTAAGATTTTAGAGGTATGTCCTTACAAGAAAGCGGGCTTTGGTTATTATGATGACTGTACGCTACGATATTCAAATGAGTCCATCATAGGCACCGTGTCAAATAACCCTTTGGTTTTTATATTTAACACGGCAAATGTCTCGAGCCCCGACGTGTTTATGCAAGAAGATCTAAGAACCTTGTTGGAAAGTTTACAAAGTAAAGCTTCAGCAGGAGGTAAACGCAAGTTTGCTAGAAATAGTACTCGTGGACCTGATTTTCAGACTATACATGCACTTGTACAGTGTACTGCGGATTTATCAGCCGAAGAATGCTTCAACTGTTTAAGAACTGGTTATGAAAGTTTACCTAGCTGTCCATGTTATGGAAAGCGGGCTGCTACCGTTTTGATGCCCAGCTGCAATTTTATATTTCAAGTAAACCCTTTTTCCAACAAGCTACCAACTGAAGCTCCACCACCCTTATGGCCACCGCCACCGTCACCCTTATGGCAATCGCCACCGCCACTGCCACCATCTCCACCACCAACAG TAACTGCTCGAACTGTCATCATTACTGTTGTGCCCACTGTCACGGTTGTTATTCTTATTGTTTGTACTTTTGTCATCTTGAGGAAGAGGCAAAAGAGGAAGCACCTGCTGAACCCAATTGAGA GCATACATGGGGATGATACTACTACTGCAGAATCCTTGCAATATGATTTTTCTGCAATTCAAGCAGCAACAGATAACTTCTCAAATGCAAATAAGTTGGGACAAGGCGGATTTGGTCCTGTGTACAAG GGTAAGCTTCCAAATGGACAAGAAGTAGCGGTAAAAAGATTGTCAGTAGGTTCAGGCCAAGGTGATCTAGAATTCAAAAACGAGGTGCTGCTGGTTGCCAGGCTTCAACACAGGAATTTGGTTAGGCTGCGAGGATTTTGTCTAGATGGAACAGAGAGACTTCTTGTCTATGAATTTGTTCCTAATGCAAGCCTTGACCATTTTTTATTTG ATTCGGTTAAACGTAGGCAACTGGATTGGGAAAAGCGATACAAAATCATAGGAGGCATTGCTAAGGGAATTCTTTATCTTCATGAGGATTCTAGACTTCGTATCATTCATCGTGATCTCAAAGCTAGTAACGTTCTACTAGATGCAGATATGAATCCTAAAATCTCAGACTTTGGCATGGCAAGGCTATTCACATTGGATGAAACTCAAGGCAACACAAGCAGAATCGTTGGGACCTA TGGATATATGGCACCAGAGTACGCAATGCACGGACAATTTTCAGTCAAATCAGATGTTTTTAGCTTTGGAGTACTAGTCCTAGAAATTTTAAGTGGCCAAAGAAACACTCGTTTCAGAAATGGAGAATCTGTGGAAGACCTTCTGAGCTAT GCTTGGACAAACTGGCGTGAAGGAACATCTTCAAATTTGATAGACCCCATATTGAGGGGAAGCTCAGGAATAGTTCGTGATATAACGAGATGCATCCACATAGCTTTATTGTGTGTTCAAGAAAATGCTGCAGATAGACCAACTATGGCTGCAGTAGTTCTCATGCTCAGTAGCCTCTCTCTGAGCCTTCCAGTGCCTTCAGGGCCTGCATACTCTATGCACAATGTTGGTAACCCGGAGAATTCACTTATTCAAGAATACAATTCAAGAATGTCCCGTTCATCACAAAATGAGGTGTCGATAACTGAGTTATATCCAAGATAA